One genomic region from Spirulina subsalsa PCC 9445 encodes:
- a CDS encoding glycosyltransferase, producing the protein MKQPQHLACLLPNLAGGGQERVTLNLLRGLSGKGMQLDLVVAQAKGPYLDQIPPEVHLVDLGVSMEDRLQSAVKLILPLAQYLRQAKPDVLLSHLVWTNEIAVIAYWFARTPLQLVLWEQMPASLQPSHPLMQRVKLWLMRSLYPKASAIVAPSQGVAQAFEQSLKLKANSVQVVYNAVVDDTLLQKAQAPLNHPWFFAYQPPVIVAIGRLSEQKDFPTLIKAFAQVRKNRLLRLIILGEGGLRRSLENLVRELGVGEDVQLPGFVPNPYAYLSRAAMFVLSSKFEGLPTVVIEALACGCPVVSTDCPYGPREILADGQYGRLVAVGDVLGLVRGIYETLNAPISRDLLKVRSQAFTVQEATQSYLKLLSNSVE; encoded by the coding sequence ATGAAGCAACCGCAGCATTTAGCTTGTTTATTACCCAATTTAGCGGGAGGGGGACAAGAACGAGTCACCCTGAACTTATTGCGCGGCCTGAGTGGTAAGGGGATGCAATTAGATTTAGTGGTTGCTCAGGCCAAAGGGCCTTATTTGGATCAAATTCCCCCCGAGGTGCATCTAGTGGATTTAGGGGTGTCGATGGAGGATCGCCTGCAAAGTGCCGTTAAGCTGATTCTGCCCCTTGCCCAGTATTTACGCCAAGCTAAACCGGATGTTTTACTGTCTCACTTAGTCTGGACGAATGAAATTGCGGTGATTGCCTATTGGTTCGCCCGCACACCTTTACAATTAGTCCTCTGGGAACAGATGCCCGCATCTCTACAACCCAGTCATCCTTTGATGCAACGGGTGAAGTTGTGGTTAATGCGATCGCTCTACCCAAAAGCCAGCGCCATTGTTGCCCCTTCCCAAGGAGTCGCCCAAGCGTTTGAACAATCCTTAAAACTCAAAGCCAATTCCGTGCAGGTGGTTTATAACGCCGTTGTGGATGATACCTTACTGCAAAAAGCCCAAGCGCCCTTAAATCATCCTTGGTTTTTTGCCTATCAACCCCCGGTTATTGTAGCCATTGGGCGACTGAGTGAGCAGAAAGATTTTCCAACCCTGATTAAGGCCTTTGCCCAAGTGCGAAAAAACCGCCTCTTACGCTTAATTATTTTAGGGGAAGGGGGATTACGTCGTTCTCTGGAAAACTTGGTGCGAGAATTGGGGGTGGGGGAAGATGTCCAGTTACCGGGTTTTGTGCCGAATCCTTACGCTTATCTCAGTCGGGCGGCCATGTTTGTCTTATCGTCTAAGTTTGAAGGATTGCCCACGGTGGTGATTGAGGCCTTAGCTTGTGGGTGTCCGGTGGTATCGACGGATTGCCCTTATGGTCCGCGAGAAATCTTGGCCGATGGGCAGTATGGGCGATTGGTGGCCGTGGGGGATGTGCTGGGGTTAGTCCGGGGGATTTATGAGACGTTAAACGCTCCTATCTCGCGGGATTTGTTAAAAGTGCGATCGCAAGCCTTTACAGTACAAGAGGCCACGCAAAGTTATTTAAAGTTATTATCAAATTCAGTTGAATAA
- the hpsE gene encoding hormogonium polysaccharide biosynthesis glycosyltransferase HpsE gives MVDFTVAICTYNGAKRLPDVLDKLKACIESGRRSHPTLTWEIRIINNNSTDETQQVIEQYQTQWTPDVPIYTHFEAQQGLAFARQCAVEQAQGEWIGFLDDDNLPTENWIVSAYEFGREYPQAGAFGGLVKAAFEDTPPPGIERIQSFLAIVERGNVAFQYQLKTGLLPPGAGLVVRKDAWLSSVPKQLFLKGRIGEVKLASEDLEAVSLIQQKGWEIWHNPQMEISHKIPESRLQLDYLLTLIRGTGLARHHIRMTRLTPWQRPLAFLIYFCNDLRCLLLFWLKNSSQIHQDLVTTCQWEWLRSSLMSPFYLWSQGAIYGESSQK, from the coding sequence ATGGTTGATTTTACAGTGGCAATTTGTACCTATAACGGGGCAAAACGCTTACCGGATGTGTTAGATAAGTTAAAAGCCTGTATCGAGTCAGGAAGGCGATCGCACCCTACCCTGACTTGGGAAATTCGTATCATCAACAACAACAGCACCGATGAAACCCAGCAAGTCATCGAGCAGTATCAAACCCAGTGGACCCCAGATGTGCCAATCTATACCCACTTTGAAGCCCAACAGGGTTTAGCTTTTGCCCGACAATGCGCTGTAGAACAAGCCCAAGGGGAATGGATTGGCTTTCTCGATGACGACAACCTACCCACTGAAAACTGGATTGTCAGCGCCTACGAATTTGGACGAGAATACCCCCAAGCCGGAGCCTTTGGTGGATTAGTCAAAGCCGCCTTTGAAGACACTCCGCCCCCCGGCATTGAGCGCATTCAGTCCTTTTTAGCCATTGTGGAACGGGGCAACGTCGCCTTTCAGTATCAACTCAAAACCGGACTATTACCGCCGGGGGCGGGTTTAGTCGTGCGGAAAGACGCTTGGCTGTCGAGTGTCCCAAAGCAACTATTCTTAAAGGGGCGTATTGGTGAAGTTAAGTTAGCCAGTGAAGACTTAGAGGCTGTTTCCTTGATTCAACAAAAAGGATGGGAAATTTGGCATAATCCCCAAATGGAAATTTCCCACAAAATCCCCGAAAGTCGCTTACAACTGGATTATTTACTCACCCTAATCCGAGGCACTGGTTTAGCCCGTCATCATATCCGAATGACTCGCCTCACCCCTTGGCAACGCCCTTTAGCTTTTTTAATATATTTCTGCAATGATTTGCGCTGTCTATTGCTCTTTTGGCTAAAAAATTCTAGTCAAATTCATCAAGATTTAGTCACAACTTGTCAATGGGAATGGCTACGCAGTAGTTTAATGAGTCCTTTTTATTTATGGAGTCAAGGGGCAATTTATGGAGAGAGTTCCCAAAAATAA
- a CDS encoding radical SAM protein, with product MPSQTMHPFSPVYGPVTSWRYGTSLGIDPIGLQSTCSFNCVYCQLGEIENHTVQRGVYVPTREILADLEHYAPWSVDVITLSGSGEPTLASNLGDILGGIKALTHCPTLVLTNGTLLGDPEVCEALGQADQVSVKVDGLTDEAIQRVNRPVAGFKFQDFVTNLQGFREVYRGKLGVQTMVLMPWSASMIEEYSQWMKALCPDEIQLNTPTRPKPQQRQLEGRGNQRLEDCGYPVQRLKCVPPEILSAIASQIATLTNIPVKQYSDQRLGV from the coding sequence ATGCCAAGTCAAACGATGCACCCTTTTAGTCCAGTTTACGGACCCGTGACTTCATGGCGTTACGGGACTTCTTTGGGGATTGATCCCATTGGTTTACAGTCTACCTGTTCGTTTAATTGTGTCTATTGTCAGTTGGGAGAAATTGAAAATCACACGGTACAACGAGGGGTTTATGTGCCGACGAGGGAAATTCTAGCCGATTTAGAACATTATGCCCCTTGGTCAGTGGATGTGATTACCTTAAGTGGCAGTGGAGAACCCACCTTAGCGAGCAATTTGGGGGATATTTTAGGAGGAATTAAGGCTTTAACTCATTGTCCAACACTGGTTTTAACTAATGGGACTTTATTGGGAGATCCGGAGGTTTGTGAGGCGTTGGGCCAAGCGGATCAGGTTTCGGTTAAAGTGGATGGTCTGACTGATGAAGCTATCCAACGGGTGAATCGTCCGGTGGCTGGGTTTAAGTTTCAGGATTTTGTAACCAATTTACAGGGGTTTCGGGAGGTGTATCGGGGGAAATTGGGCGTTCAAACGATGGTCTTAATGCCTTGGTCGGCGAGTATGATTGAGGAGTATAGTCAATGGATGAAGGCACTTTGTCCCGATGAGATTCAACTGAATACCCCAACCCGTCCGAAACCCCAACAGCGCCAACTCGAAGGTCGAGGAAATCAACGTTTAGAGGATTGTGGCTATCCGGTGCAACGGTTGAAATGTGTGCCGCCAGAAATTTTAAGTGCGATCGCCTCTCAAATTGCCACTCTGACCAATATTCCGGTGAAACAATACAGTGATCAGCGCCTAGGAGTGTAG
- a CDS encoding amino acid ABC transporter substrate-binding protein translates to MTRQFVPILTAIVAIATACTNSAPLAPNNTELSTITESESPTPPSVLNAVQERGFLICGVDGGIPGFSFVDETGQYSGLDVDICKAIAAAVLGNPEAVEYQQLDPILRFIAVSEREVDILSRSTTWTLSRDTQLGVEFAPTTFYDTQGMMVRADSGITSLEDFQDKSVCVEAGTTTELNLMDSMRKAGVAFETLTFEQPDPAYGAYAQGFCQGITSDHFILEARRQSLPNPEEHILLEITLSKEPLAPATVQNDPAWFDVVKWVTFGLMEAEELGITQANIEEKLQSPDPRIRLFLGIEGNLGEDMGLSHDFMVNVVKAVGNYGEIYERNLGRDSPFNLPRGYNALWKDGGLMYSPPFR, encoded by the coding sequence ATGACTCGGCAATTCGTCCCCATTTTAACGGCCATTGTGGCGATCGCAACCGCTTGTACCAATTCCGCCCCCCTTGCCCCCAACAATACCGAGTTAAGCACCATAACCGAATCAGAATCCCCCACCCCCCCCAGTGTTCTAAACGCCGTTCAAGAACGAGGGTTTCTCATCTGTGGGGTAGATGGGGGGATTCCGGGGTTTAGTTTTGTGGATGAGACAGGTCAATACTCCGGATTAGATGTAGATATTTGTAAAGCGATCGCCGCCGCCGTGTTAGGCAACCCCGAAGCCGTAGAATATCAGCAACTTGACCCCATCTTACGCTTCATTGCCGTCTCCGAGAGAGAAGTAGATATCCTCTCCCGCAGCACCACCTGGACCCTGAGCCGAGATACCCAACTTGGTGTAGAATTTGCCCCCACCACCTTCTACGACACACAAGGGATGATGGTTCGTGCTGATAGTGGCATTACCTCCCTAGAAGACTTTCAGGACAAATCCGTTTGCGTCGAAGCCGGAACCACCACCGAGTTAAACCTCATGGACAGCATGAGAAAAGCCGGAGTCGCCTTTGAAACCCTCACCTTTGAACAACCCGATCCCGCCTATGGAGCCTATGCTCAGGGGTTTTGTCAAGGCATCACCTCAGACCACTTCATCTTAGAAGCCCGTCGGCAGAGTCTACCCAATCCCGAAGAACATATTCTCTTAGAGATAACCCTCTCCAAAGAACCCTTAGCGCCAGCCACCGTTCAGAATGACCCCGCTTGGTTTGATGTGGTCAAATGGGTCACATTTGGCTTAATGGAGGCCGAAGAATTAGGCATTACTCAAGCCAATATTGAGGAAAAACTACAATCCCCCGACCCCAGAATCCGGCTTTTTCTCGGCATTGAAGGCAATCTCGGCGAAGACATGGGCTTAAGCCATGATTTTATGGTCAATGTTGTTAAAGCCGTCGGCAACTACGGAGAAATTTATGAGCGCAACCTCGGCCGGGATTCCCCCTTTAACTTACCTCGGGGCTACAATGCCCTGTGGAAAGACGGCGGCTTGATGTACTCCCCCCCCTTCCGATAA
- a CDS encoding amino acid ABC transporter substrate-binding protein, with protein sequence MRTWQSLFVSTTLLTLMAGCGNPPAPTNTTLSPNSTSAANTSRLDMVKERGYLICGVDGGVLGFSFVDDAGEYSGLDVDVCKAIAAAVLGDPNQVEYRNLDSAERFPALVAGEIDVLSRNTTWTISRDTELGVEFAPTTFYDGQGIMVRADSGITSLQDFQGKSICVEAATTTELNLMDTMRKVGVSFETVTFEQADPAYAAYAENRCQGITSDKSQLIARRDTLPNPNEHILLDVTLSKEPLGPATLNNDSAWFDVVKWVTFGLIEAEELGITQSNVTEKLQATDPNTRRFLGVEGNLGEGMGLSNDFMVNVIQAVGNYGEIYEENLGAQSRFNLPRGQNALWQDGGLMYSPPFR encoded by the coding sequence ATGCGCACATGGCAATCCCTTTTCGTTTCTACAACCCTGCTCACCCTCATGGCGGGCTGTGGAAACCCTCCTGCCCCCACCAACACCACTTTAAGCCCGAACTCCACCTCAGCCGCGAATACCAGTCGTCTAGATATGGTTAAGGAACGAGGATATCTGATTTGTGGTGTTGATGGGGGGGTATTGGGCTTTAGTTTTGTCGATGATGCCGGAGAATATTCCGGGTTAGATGTAGATGTGTGTAAAGCGATCGCCGCCGCCGTGTTAGGAGATCCCAATCAAGTGGAATATCGTAACCTAGACTCCGCCGAACGCTTCCCCGCCCTCGTTGCAGGCGAAATTGATGTACTCTCCCGCAATACCACCTGGACTATTAGCCGGGATACAGAACTGGGTGTAGAATTTGCCCCCACCACCTTTTATGATGGGCAAGGGATCATGGTACGCGCCGATAGTGGTATTACTTCCCTCCAGGATTTTCAGGGAAAATCTATTTGTGTCGAAGCCGCCACCACCACCGAGTTAAACCTCATGGACACCATGAGGAAAGTTGGCGTATCCTTTGAAACCGTCACCTTTGAACAGGCCGATCCCGCCTATGCCGCCTATGCTGAAAACCGTTGTCAGGGCATTACCTCCGACAAATCCCAACTGATCGCCCGTCGTGATACACTCCCCAATCCCAACGAGCATATTTTGTTAGATGTCACCCTCTCCAAAGAACCTTTAGGGCCAGCCACATTGAATAATGATTCGGCTTGGTTTGATGTGGTGAAATGGGTCACATTTGGTTTAATTGAAGCCGAAGAATTGGGCATTACTCAAAGCAATGTGACGGAAAAATTACAGGCTACAGATCCCAACACTCGCCGCTTTTTAGGCGTAGAAGGAAATCTAGGAGAAGGAATGGGCTTGAGTAATGATTTTATGGTGAATGTCATTCAAGCTGTGGGAAATTATGGGGAAATTTACGAAGAGAATCTAGGCGCACAATCCCGTTTCAACCTGCCTCGCGGCCAAAATGCTCTATGGCAAGATGGGGGGTTAATGTACTCCCCTCCCTTTCGCTAA
- a CDS encoding amino acid ABC transporter substrate-binding protein: protein MVCELVMRKWQSLVLSAAVLAVTAACATPPEQTTGGTGQTGTTAAGRSRLDVVKERGMLICGVDGGIPGFSFVDESGEYSGLDVDVCKAVAAAVLGDPEKVEYRNLDSTERFTALSGGEVDMLSRNTTWTISRDTSVGLEFAPTTFYDGQGMMVRADSGITSLADFQGKAVCVEAGTTTELNLTDNMRKAGVEFETVTFQQADPAYAAYAEGRCEGMTSDKSQLIARRSTLPNPDDHILLDVTMSKEPLGPVTINNDSAWFDVVKWVTFGLFEAEEMGITQANIEEQLESEDPNIRRFLGVEGDLGQGMGLSNDFMVNVIKAVGNYGEVYDRNLGAGSEFNLPRGQNALWTEGGLLYSPPFR, encoded by the coding sequence ATGGTGTGTGAATTAGTGATGCGTAAATGGCAATCTTTGGTTTTATCTGCGGCAGTGTTAGCTGTGACAGCAGCTTGTGCCACTCCCCCAGAACAAACCACTGGGGGTACAGGTCAAACCGGAACAACTGCCGCAGGCAGAAGTCGCCTTGATGTCGTCAAAGAACGGGGAATGCTCATCTGTGGTGTGGATGGCGGGATTCCGGGTTTTAGTTTTGTCGATGAATCTGGGGAATATTCCGGTTTAGATGTGGATGTTTGTAAAGCTGTGGCGGCCGCTGTTTTAGGCGACCCGGAGAAAGTGGAATATCGGAACTTAGACTCCACAGAACGCTTTACGGCTTTATCCGGAGGAGAGGTAGATATGCTCTCTCGGAACACCACTTGGACGATTAGCCGGGATACGTCCGTTGGCTTAGAATTTGCCCCGACGACCTTTTATGATGGTCAAGGGATGATGGTTCGTGCTGATAGTGGAATTACATCCCTAGCAGATTTCCAAGGTAAAGCTGTGTGTGTGGAAGCGGGGACTACGACCGAATTAAACCTGACAGACAATATGCGCAAGGCTGGGGTAGAGTTTGAAACGGTGACATTCCAGCAAGCAGACCCGGCCTATGCGGCCTATGCAGAAGGCCGTTGTGAGGGGATGACTTCTGATAAGTCTCAGTTAATTGCTCGGCGTAGCACGTTACCGAACCCGGATGATCATATTCTGTTAGATGTTACGATGTCTAAAGAACCTTTGGGGCCTGTCACCATTAACAATGATTCAGCGTGGTTTGATGTGGTTAAATGGGTGACATTTGGCTTATTTGAAGCGGAAGAAATGGGCATTACTCAAGCCAATATTGAGGAACAGTTAGAGAGCGAAGATCCCAATATTCGCCGTTTCTTAGGTGTGGAAGGCGATTTAGGCCAAGGAATGGGTTTGAGCAATGATTTCATGGTGAATGTGATCAAAGCGGTGGGGAACTATGGCGAGGTTTACGACCGCAATTTAGGGGCTGGTTCTGAATTTAATCTGCCTCGTGGTCAGAATGCGCTCTGGACTGAGGGCGGTTTACTATATTCTCCCCCATTCCGTTAA
- a CDS encoding amino acid ABC transporter permease yields the protein MTTENEAKIPIWRDERFWKIAVQLIVLAVVVVIGSVLVHNVSVNMQRSGVVFGFRFLDSQASFAIGESIIPYNPAVDSYRQVMLAGLVNTLRVIVVGIVLTTLLGILAGVASFSENWLLRKGSQVYVEVIRNTPLLLQLYFWYRAVFTKLPRPADRLEFLNRVYLSNRGVFLPWPTVSWNLAIWAGGVVAIAIGAFFLWRWRTYLIVERGQSGQNQLYILWGLGIIALLIIIFPFNWQVPQEVDPGTGSIQGGLRLTIEYSALVTGLVVYTGAYISEIVRAGIQSVAKGQWEAARALGIHSGLTMRLVVFPQALRVMIPPLNSQYMNLAKNSSLAIAIGYADIYSVANTTYNQTGRPVEVMIIIMVTYLIINLLISVVMNQFNRLAQLRER from the coding sequence ATGACCACGGAAAACGAGGCAAAAATTCCAATTTGGCGAGATGAGCGTTTCTGGAAGATTGCCGTCCAATTAATTGTTTTAGCAGTTGTGGTGGTAATCGGTTCCGTGCTTGTCCATAACGTTAGCGTGAATATGCAACGGTCTGGCGTTGTGTTTGGATTCCGCTTTTTAGATAGTCAAGCGTCTTTTGCCATTGGTGAAAGTATTATTCCCTATAATCCGGCTGTAGATAGTTACCGTCAGGTGATGTTGGCGGGGTTAGTGAATACGCTGCGGGTGATTGTAGTGGGGATTGTTCTCACCACGCTACTGGGGATTCTGGCGGGAGTCGCCAGTTTTTCGGAAAACTGGCTTCTGCGCAAGGGGAGCCAGGTTTATGTGGAGGTGATTCGCAATACCCCCCTGTTGTTGCAATTATATTTTTGGTATCGTGCGGTTTTTACCAAGTTGCCGCGGCCGGCGGATCGTTTGGAGTTTTTGAATCGTGTTTATTTGAGTAATCGGGGGGTGTTTCTCCCGTGGCCGACGGTGAGTTGGAATCTGGCGATTTGGGCGGGGGGGGTGGTTGCGATCGCCATTGGAGCCTTTTTCCTCTGGCGTTGGCGAACTTACTTGATTGTAGAGCGCGGCCAATCGGGTCAAAATCAACTCTATATCCTCTGGGGTTTAGGCATTATCGCCTTATTAATTATTATCTTCCCCTTTAACTGGCAAGTTCCCCAAGAAGTAGACCCCGGCACGGGTAGCATTCAGGGAGGATTGCGTTTAACCATTGAATACAGCGCCCTGGTAACGGGTTTAGTCGTTTATACCGGAGCCTATATCTCCGAAATTGTGCGCGCTGGTATTCAATCGGTGGCAAAAGGTCAATGGGAAGCCGCCCGCGCTTTAGGGATTCATTCCGGCTTAACCATGCGTTTAGTCGTCTTTCCCCAAGCCTTACGGGTGATGATTCCCCCCTTAAACAGTCAGTACATGAACTTGGCGAAAAACTCCAGTTTAGCCATTGCCATTGGTTATGCAGACATCTACTCTGTGGCCAATACAACCTATAACCAAACAGGTCGCCCGGTGGAAGTGATGATCATTATCATGGTCACTTACTTAATCATCAACCTGTTAATTTCTGTGGTGATGAACCAATTTAACCGCCTTGCTCAACTACGGGAAAGATAA
- a CDS encoding amino acid ABC transporter permease has protein sequence MTTLSSPPGDLAPPPEMRDTPANWIKNNLFTPWYNGLITVIIALILGYFAYTFLSWSFTEAQWDVIPRNIQLFNVGRYPRSQYWRLWVLFGLICTLSGLSWGAIARNVAKLYSRNILIGIGGAVVVCLLFPVPLPNRLLLVGMTGLVVGFSWVGQQAGRKNPKFGIWVSSTWLLLFFVALWLIGGGLFLRPVSSNEWQGLMLTVLTAVVSIVICFPLGVLLALGRRSPLPVFQGLSIAYIELVRGVPLITLLFMGQVMIPLFLPDGMRPDRVIRAIVGLTLFSAAYLAENVRGGLQAVPRGQSEAASALGLSTPLVVILIVLPQALKAVIPAIVGQFISLFQDTTLLAIVGLVELLGISNSVLANPLFLGRFSEVYLYNGLLFWVFCYAMSASSRWVEKKVNTEH, from the coding sequence ATGACCACTTTAAGTTCTCCTCCGGGGGATTTAGCCCCCCCTCCTGAGATGCGGGACACTCCCGCCAATTGGATTAAAAATAATCTATTTACGCCTTGGTATAACGGTTTAATTACCGTCATCATTGCCTTGATTTTGGGGTACTTTGCCTATACCTTCCTGAGTTGGTCATTCACCGAGGCGCAATGGGATGTCATTCCCCGCAATATTCAACTGTTTAATGTGGGACGGTATCCGCGATCGCAATATTGGCGCTTGTGGGTTCTCTTCGGTCTAATTTGTACCCTCTCCGGTTTATCTTGGGGAGCCATTGCCCGCAATGTAGCGAAACTCTATAGTCGCAATATCTTAATCGGCATTGGCGGCGCCGTTGTCGTCTGTCTCCTCTTCCCGGTCCCCCTCCCCAATCGTCTCCTTTTAGTCGGGATGACCGGATTAGTCGTGGGATTTAGTTGGGTGGGACAACAAGCGGGACGAAAAAACCCAAAATTCGGGATTTGGGTATCGTCCACCTGGCTTTTGTTGTTTTTTGTCGCCCTCTGGTTAATTGGCGGCGGTTTATTCCTCCGTCCCGTCTCCAGCAACGAATGGCAAGGCCTCATGTTAACGGTTTTAACCGCCGTCGTGAGTATTGTCATCTGTTTCCCCTTGGGGGTACTTTTAGCCCTAGGCCGTCGGAGTCCTCTCCCGGTGTTTCAGGGTCTATCCATTGCCTACATTGAACTGGTGCGCGGAGTTCCCCTGATTACCCTGTTGTTTATGGGACAGGTGATGATTCCCCTCTTCCTTCCCGATGGAATGCGACCGGATCGGGTGATTCGCGCTATTGTGGGGTTAACTTTATTTAGTGCGGCCTACCTCGCGGAAAATGTGCGAGGGGGTCTACAAGCGGTTCCCCGAGGACAATCAGAAGCGGCCAGCGCCTTGGGACTCAGTACCCCTTTAGTGGTCATTCTCATTGTGTTGCCCCAAGCGTTAAAAGCGGTCATTCCCGCTATTGTGGGTCAGTTTATTAGTTTGTTCCAAGACACAACGTTATTAGCCATTGTGGGTCTAGTGGAATTATTAGGAATTAGTAATTCTGTTCTGGCAAACCCCCTATTTCTAGGACGTTTTTCCGAAGTGTATTTATACAACGGTTTGCTGTTTTGGGTTTTTTGTTACGCCATGTCTGCCAGCAGTCGGTGGGTGGAAAAGAAAGTCAATACTGAACATTAG
- a CDS encoding ATP-binding cassette domain-containing protein has product MTSQQPSTMSNQMVDNSPDAVIVAKDVHKWYASNKFHVLRGVSLTVNKGEVVVVMGPSGSGKSTFIRTFNALEDYQKGSITIDGIELSHDLKNIDAIRQEVGMVFQQFNLFPHLTVLQNVTLAPIWVRRKKKAEAEAIAMQLLEKVGILEQAKKFPGQLSGGQQQRVAIARALAMQPKIMLFDEPTSALDPEMVREVLDTMRSLAKEGMTMVCVTHEVGFAREVADRVVLMADGLLVEEATPKEFFNNPQHERSKQFLSQIL; this is encoded by the coding sequence ATGACCAGTCAACAACCAAGTACAATGTCGAATCAAATGGTAGATAATTCACCCGACGCGGTGATTGTCGCCAAGGATGTCCATAAATGGTATGCCAGCAACAAGTTTCATGTGTTGCGTGGGGTCAGTTTAACGGTGAATAAAGGGGAAGTGGTGGTCGTGATGGGGCCATCGGGTTCCGGGAAATCCACCTTTATTCGTACCTTTAACGCACTGGAAGACTACCAAAAGGGAAGCATTACCATTGATGGGATTGAACTGTCCCACGACTTGAAAAATATTGATGCTATCCGTCAGGAAGTGGGGATGGTGTTCCAACAATTTAATTTATTCCCCCATTTAACGGTGCTGCAAAACGTGACCTTAGCTCCCATTTGGGTACGACGGAAGAAGAAGGCCGAAGCGGAAGCTATTGCCATGCAGTTGTTGGAAAAAGTGGGAATTTTGGAACAGGCGAAAAAGTTTCCCGGCCAACTTTCTGGGGGACAACAGCAACGGGTGGCCATTGCTCGTGCTTTAGCCATGCAGCCTAAAATTATGTTATTCGATGAACCCACCTCCGCCTTAGATCCGGAAATGGTGCGGGAGGTATTGGATACCATGCGTTCCCTCGCCAAAGAGGGGATGACCATGGTCTGTGTGACCCATGAGGTGGGTTTTGCGCGGGAAGTGGCGGATCGAGTGGTTTTGATGGCCGATGGTTTATTAGTGGAAGAAGCCACTCCCAAAGAGTTTTTCAACAATCCCCAACATGAGCGGAGTAAACAATTTTTATCCCAAATTTTGTAA